The proteins below are encoded in one region of Fibrella aestuarina BUZ 2:
- the rimM gene encoding ribosome maturation factor RimM (Essential for efficient processing of 16S rRNA), whose translation MTKDDCFQVGHITKTHGLNGEVVLFLDVDDPTDYEDLDSVLIEVRGELLPYFVESLSINRDRAILALEEVETIDEAKKLINCPVWLPLDNLEDITDPDRFYYHEIIGFQIIDKEAGPLGTVTSVLTMPTQDLIDMRYKGQDVLIPVNSAIVKTVDRAAKTLNVDLPEGLLDVYLKDAGEPTDGDDEEN comes from the coding sequence ATGACAAAAGACGATTGTTTCCAGGTTGGGCACATCACCAAAACCCACGGCCTCAACGGCGAAGTGGTGCTGTTTCTGGACGTTGACGACCCGACCGACTACGAAGACCTGGACTCGGTGCTGATCGAAGTACGGGGCGAACTGCTGCCGTATTTCGTCGAATCCCTGTCGATCAACCGCGACCGCGCCATTCTGGCGCTGGAGGAAGTTGAGACGATCGACGAGGCCAAGAAGCTGATCAATTGCCCCGTCTGGCTCCCGCTCGACAACCTTGAAGACATTACCGACCCCGATCGGTTCTACTACCACGAAATCATTGGGTTTCAGATCATTGATAAAGAAGCCGGTCCGCTCGGAACCGTAACGTCGGTGCTGACCATGCCCACGCAGGACCTGATCGATATGCGTTACAAAGGGCAGGACGTGCTGATTCCGGTCAACTCGGCGATTGTGAAAACAGTAGACCGCGCGGCCAAAACCCTCAATGTTGACCTCCCCGAAGGCCTCCTCGACGTCTATCTGAAAGACGCCGGTGAACCCACCGATGGGGATGATGAAGAGAACTGA
- a CDS encoding alpha/beta fold hydrolase has translation MTRLKLGLCALLSCLLTTPLLAQTAREPLFKSFDGTQIHYDVLGKGPRAVVLLHGFIVNGDSWKRAPLTQMLADSGFTVVTLDLRGNGRSDKPHTLTAYQHDAEVKDIAALMQHLGHLQYDVVGYSRGAIVAARLLAVTPKKLVRKAVLGGMGLDFSDPNWVRRRNFYEALARPGSHPELQPAIDYALKSGADTTALKFMQQAQPVTSPDQLRHIQQPVLVIAGDQDEDNGKAADLAAILPHAKQVSVPGNHNTTMNTLPFARQVMAFLTNE, from the coding sequence ATGACCCGTCTGAAACTTGGCCTGTGCGCGCTGCTGAGCTGCCTCCTGACTACCCCGCTGCTGGCTCAAACCGCCCGCGAACCTCTGTTTAAATCATTTGATGGCACCCAGATTCACTACGACGTGCTGGGCAAAGGCCCGCGGGCGGTGGTGCTGCTGCACGGCTTCATCGTCAACGGCGACTCCTGGAAGCGGGCACCACTCACGCAGATGCTGGCCGATTCGGGCTTCACCGTCGTCACGCTCGACCTGCGGGGTAATGGCCGGTCCGACAAGCCCCATACGCTGACGGCCTATCAGCACGACGCCGAAGTAAAAGACATCGCCGCCCTGATGCAGCACCTGGGCCATCTGCAATACGACGTGGTCGGCTACTCACGCGGGGCTATCGTGGCGGCGCGGCTGCTGGCCGTTACGCCCAAGAAACTGGTTCGCAAGGCCGTGCTGGGTGGTATGGGCCTCGATTTTTCGGACCCGAACTGGGTCCGGCGGCGTAATTTCTACGAAGCCCTGGCCCGCCCCGGTAGCCACCCCGAGCTGCAACCGGCCATCGACTACGCGCTCAAATCGGGCGCCGACACCACGGCCCTGAAGTTCATGCAACAGGCGCAACCCGTCACGTCGCCCGATCAGCTGCGGCATATTCAGCAGCCCGTGCTGGTGATTGCGGGCGATCAGGATGAAGACAACGGAAAAGCCGCCGATCTGGCCGCCATCCTGCCCCATGCTAAGCAGGTGAGCGTACCCGGCAACCACAACACCACCATGAATACCCTCCCGTTCGCCCGGCAGGTGATGGCCTTTTTAACGAATGAATGA
- a CDS encoding thermonuclease family protein yields MALAYYQALHGSFVIVGKSPDGDSVRFIADNPAGYQSIYRAYRIEPARDGSVQLRFEGIDAPEVHYGKAAQPLGNAVRDSLLARLGFTNVVINPNETVLSATPDRISGWILTKGVDANGRPIAYVLPDTATLTDGEATLVDEALLKQTINHELTVRGLVYYTVYTSTPALHRHVLRAAAAEARANLLGVWAVDCTSRYRLESQADLEPGEQGQLILPKLFRRSTDFLKKPDGAENLKDWLLSKATGSRPEDDLVLICGHIEVPLSQLVVQQNQYVLFQADTLDIVFVEK; encoded by the coding sequence ATGGCGCTCGCGTATTATCAGGCCCTTCATGGCTCATTTGTTATCGTCGGCAAATCGCCCGATGGTGATTCGGTGCGGTTCATCGCCGACAACCCCGCCGGTTACCAGTCTATCTACCGGGCCTACCGGATCGAGCCAGCCCGCGACGGCAGCGTGCAACTGCGCTTCGAGGGAATCGACGCGCCCGAGGTCCACTACGGCAAAGCGGCCCAGCCACTGGGTAACGCCGTGCGCGATAGCCTGCTGGCCCGGCTGGGTTTTACCAACGTCGTCATCAATCCGAATGAGACGGTCCTCTCGGCTACCCCCGACCGGATTTCCGGCTGGATCCTGACCAAAGGCGTCGATGCCAACGGCCGCCCCATCGCCTACGTCCTGCCCGATACCGCAACCCTCACCGACGGCGAAGCTACCCTGGTCGATGAAGCCCTGCTGAAGCAGACGATCAATCACGAACTGACGGTGCGTGGGCTGGTCTACTACACTGTGTATACGTCTACACCCGCCTTGCACCGCCACGTATTGCGGGCTGCCGCCGCCGAAGCCCGGGCCAACCTGCTGGGCGTCTGGGCGGTCGACTGCACCAGCCGCTACCGCCTCGAAAGCCAGGCCGACCTTGAACCCGGCGAGCAGGGGCAGCTCATCCTGCCAAAGCTGTTCCGGCGATCGACGGATTTTTTGAAAAAACCCGATGGGGCCGAAAACCTCAAAGACTGGCTCCTGAGCAAAGCGACCGGCTCGCGCCCCGAAGACGACCTTGTGCTGATCTGTGGGCATATCGAAGTGCCGCTGAGCCAGCTGGTTGTGCAACAAAACCAATACGTACTCTTCCAGGCCGATACGCTCGATATCGTGTTTGTGGAGAAGTAG
- a CDS encoding 30S ribosomal protein S16, whose translation MLKIRLARRGRKKMAMYDIVVAESTSPRDGRFVEKIGTYNPNLDPARIVLNNGRAVHWLMVGAQPTDTTRAILSHEGVMLQKHLQVGVVKGAITQDQADAKLADWKENKAGRKADTADVKKQAADKARQERLAAEQQVNAARAEAIAAKYKVEEPVAEEAPADEAPAAAETEEAPAAEASTDETAAE comes from the coding sequence ATGCTTAAGATCCGTTTAGCGCGTCGCGGACGCAAAAAAATGGCCATGTACGATATCGTCGTGGCAGAGTCAACCTCACCTCGTGACGGCCGTTTTGTTGAGAAAATCGGTACGTACAACCCCAACCTCGACCCGGCTCGCATCGTCCTCAATAACGGCCGTGCCGTACATTGGCTGATGGTGGGTGCCCAACCAACGGATACGACTCGTGCCATTCTGTCGCACGAAGGCGTTATGTTGCAGAAGCACCTGCAGGTAGGTGTCGTAAAAGGTGCCATCACGCAGGATCAGGCCGACGCCAAACTGGCCGACTGGAAAGAAAACAAAGCTGGCCGTAAGGCAGACACAGCTGATGTGAAAAAACAGGCAGCTGACAAAGCACGTCAGGAGCGCCTTGCCGCTGAACAGCAGGTAAACGCGGCCCGTGCTGAAGCCATCGCGGCGAAGTACAAAGTGGAAGAGCCGGTCGCTGAAGAAGCCCCCGCCGACGAGGCTCCGGCAGCGGCCGAAACCGAAGAAGCTCCGGCTGCTGAGGCGTCGACCGACGAAACGGCTGCTGAATAA
- the trmD gene encoding tRNA (guanosine(37)-N1)-methyltransferase TrmD yields MRIDIITCLPRLLDSFFGHSILQRAQQGQHVEVVVHDLRDYTADKHRRVDDYPFGGGAGMVMQIEPIAKCIRTLQAERTYDEVIYMTPDGERLAQPLVNRLSLAQHLIILCGHYKGVDERVREHFITREISIGDYVLSGGELAAAVLSDAIIRLIPGVLGDETSALTDSFQDNLLAPPIYTRPASFEGWNVPDILLSGHEANIDNWRYEQALARTKARRPDLLNE; encoded by the coding sequence ATGCGCATCGATATCATCACCTGCCTGCCCAGGTTGTTAGACAGTTTTTTCGGGCATTCCATTCTGCAACGGGCGCAGCAGGGGCAGCACGTGGAGGTAGTGGTGCATGACCTCCGCGACTACACCGCCGACAAACACCGGCGGGTCGACGATTACCCGTTTGGGGGCGGCGCGGGTATGGTGATGCAGATCGAACCCATCGCCAAGTGCATCCGGACCTTGCAGGCCGAACGTACCTACGACGAGGTCATCTACATGACGCCCGACGGCGAACGGCTGGCCCAACCCCTGGTGAACCGGCTGTCGCTGGCCCAGCACCTGATTATCCTCTGCGGCCACTACAAGGGCGTCGACGAACGGGTACGCGAACACTTTATCACCCGCGAAATCAGCATCGGCGACTACGTGCTGAGTGGGGGTGAACTGGCTGCCGCCGTGCTGTCCGACGCCATCATCCGGCTCATCCCCGGTGTGCTGGGCGACGAAACCTCGGCCCTGACCGACTCGTTTCAGGATAACCTGCTGGCGCCACCCATCTACACCCGCCCCGCGTCGTTCGAAGGCTGGAACGTACCCGATATTCTGCTGTCGGGCCACGAAGCCAACATCGACAACTGGCGCTACGAACAGGCTCTTGCCCGAACCAAAGCCAGACGACCGGATTTACTTAATGAGTAA
- a CDS encoding PAS domain-containing sensor histidine kinase encodes MTSLADSAPHFGEGISTSQLWSVLNAAPSGMALLTAVRSPENPELIVDFRYRLANQAHAAVTPFSFDELPGMRVSALFPTLAQHPFFTQFADAIRTQQPSRSEHMYQADGLDGWFSVRVAPSGDDLILTYDDITDAQRAQADAQRHAQELRAIFDASINSIIAMTAIRDEQHDIIDFRMDMANESVLKSNFMKPEQIIGRRLLVVFPGNRDNGFFDLYRRVMATGIAEESTQYYRDDFGLEGWFEVSAVRQSPNQLVVTYNNVTGIKRQELELQRTNERLVQINDSALSGIAAYTAIREPGPDGQPGPIIDFVYDSFNRRAEELTGLKASDMVGNRVVQLFPHVKTSGLFDKWVQLVETGEPMRYTSFYNGQGKELWYDTQAVKWSDGFIQSYIDISASVTYQRGLEQANQVLRQANENLQQFAYVASHDLQEPLRKIVTICGLLIEQYADALGADGHDLLIRVHRSAQRMTVLVKDLLAYSRLATPEVVREPVDLNLVLSDVLTDLDQLIAEHSAVINADSLPTLQADSRQLQQLLQNLLSNAIKYVQPGTTPQVHIRSTLHSREALALLLTPPESSTITAPAYYELTITDNGIGFRPEYRDRIFGTFQRLHTASSPYEGTGIGLAIVKRVAENHGAFVIADSEEGKGATFRVFWPAESINV; translated from the coding sequence ATGACGTCACTTGCTGACTCGGCCCCGCATTTTGGGGAGGGTATATCCACTTCACAACTTTGGTCGGTGCTCAATGCCGCCCCCAGCGGCATGGCCCTGCTTACGGCGGTCCGATCGCCCGAAAACCCCGAACTGATTGTCGATTTCCGTTACCGGCTCGCCAATCAGGCGCATGCCGCCGTCACGCCTTTTTCCTTCGACGAGCTACCGGGCATGCGCGTGTCGGCCTTGTTTCCCACGTTAGCACAACACCCATTCTTCACCCAGTTTGCCGACGCCATTCGCACGCAGCAGCCGAGCCGTTCTGAACACATGTACCAGGCCGACGGCCTCGATGGGTGGTTTTCGGTGCGGGTAGCCCCCAGTGGCGATGACCTAATCCTGACCTACGACGACATTACCGATGCACAACGGGCGCAGGCCGACGCGCAACGGCATGCCCAGGAACTGCGGGCGATTTTCGACGCCTCCATCAACAGCATCATTGCCATGACGGCCATCCGCGATGAGCAGCACGACATCATCGATTTTCGGATGGATATGGCCAACGAATCGGTTCTGAAAAGCAACTTCATGAAGCCCGAGCAGATCATCGGGCGGCGCTTGCTGGTTGTTTTCCCCGGCAACCGCGACAACGGCTTTTTCGATCTATACAGGCGGGTGATGGCTACGGGCATTGCCGAAGAAAGCACCCAATACTACCGCGACGACTTTGGGCTGGAAGGCTGGTTCGAGGTGTCGGCGGTGCGGCAATCGCCCAACCAGCTGGTGGTTACGTACAATAACGTGACGGGCATCAAACGGCAGGAACTGGAACTGCAACGCACCAATGAGCGGCTCGTGCAGATCAACGACAGCGCTCTGTCGGGCATCGCGGCCTACACGGCCATCCGCGAACCCGGCCCCGATGGGCAACCCGGTCCCATCATCGACTTTGTGTATGACAGCTTCAACCGCCGGGCCGAAGAGCTTACCGGCCTGAAAGCCAGCGATATGGTAGGAAATCGGGTGGTTCAGTTATTTCCCCACGTAAAAACCTCCGGCCTGTTCGACAAATGGGTGCAGCTCGTCGAAACGGGGGAGCCGATGCGGTATACCAGTTTTTACAACGGGCAGGGGAAGGAGCTGTGGTACGACACGCAGGCGGTGAAGTGGAGCGATGGCTTCATCCAGTCGTATATCGATATTTCGGCCAGCGTGACCTACCAGCGCGGGCTCGAGCAGGCCAACCAGGTGCTTCGGCAGGCCAACGAAAACCTCCAGCAGTTTGCCTACGTGGCCTCGCACGATTTGCAGGAACCCCTCCGCAAAATCGTCACGATCTGCGGCCTGCTGATCGAGCAATATGCCGACGCGTTGGGGGCCGATGGCCACGATCTGTTGATACGGGTGCATCGGTCGGCCCAGCGGATGACGGTGCTGGTTAAAGATTTGCTGGCTTACTCGCGGCTGGCAACGCCCGAGGTGGTGCGTGAACCGGTGGATCTCAATCTGGTGCTCAGCGACGTACTGACGGACCTCGATCAGTTGATCGCCGAGCATAGCGCCGTTATCAACGCCGATTCGCTGCCGACGCTTCAGGCCGACAGCCGACAGCTTCAGCAATTGTTGCAGAATCTGCTCTCCAACGCCATCAAGTACGTGCAGCCGGGCACCACGCCGCAGGTCCACATCCGCAGTACGCTCCATTCGCGGGAAGCGCTGGCGCTGCTGCTGACGCCCCCCGAAAGCAGTACGATCACCGCCCCGGCCTACTACGAACTGACGATCACCGACAATGGCATCGGCTTTCGGCCCGAATACCGCGATCGGATCTTTGGCACGTTCCAGCGCCTGCATACGGCAAGCAGTCCCTACGAAGGCACCGGCATCGGCCTGGCCATTGTGAAGCGCGTTGCCGAAAACCACGGCGCGTTCGTTATCGCCGACAGCGAAGAAGGGAAAGGCGCTACGTTCCGTGTTTTCTGGCCGGCAGAATCGATTAATGTCTAA
- a CDS encoding leucine-rich repeat domain-containing protein: MSYTTRSSWLTYLICLLFLSGARPVAAQSIDAKAPLLWYVPQPTGQPPREDGPGLITYTSWADLAQKVAQRPDQPFHLHLTVRQPALTDWQVLRQLPSPTKLVVELIDSTLNERLLPIMAGWASLQSLNVGAEYRPRSYTMVPDGKGGQKTISETTFLPTLPQTGWDRLTSVRELTLSTNLNVRQALSQLSRLPALESLTLYLWDTSAELPTAADWALLPQLRELTVNGFDTRPDWLIGLGRLTNLRKLTFSSGQLADMNALFTSLQRLETLDLDYVGPADRLPRLRLAALPALQSLHLSRYGKEEKAVDLDSTLAGVTTLRHLTLDGIRLAALPRSLLANPQLVTLSLVDCELTALPESLDNLTRLEELHLDRNPLQTLPALVGRLTRLRQLSLDRCELTELPATLGQLGQLTYLTATQNHLTRLPESLGQLRQLRDLNVSMNDLTDLPGSLRQLPALERLAAFTNQLTRFPVELAQVRHLYLSDNQLTNVPDAVGELRRLRSLTLAGNPLTSLPETIGQLDSLEMLTLGDNQLTALPQRIGQLSRLSWLELGNNRLRELPESIGSLTSLTAVVIGNNPLEILPASVGGWQRLRTASLQLPYLRRLPDQIGNWQQLEDLTIESDQLVLLPDALTDCRSLTVLTLSGNKLIGLPERMGKLTRLRQLVVSARSDSTTGSGLGRLTNLPADLVNCPALTDLTVQQQQAFDGGDALRLSAALPRLQTLSFINCGITDLSGIVWSKLSLVNLNLMQNRLSQLPNSLLDMPNLTQINLADNNLPPQLNRFFRPKSELAKALAKAAE; encoded by the coding sequence ATGAGCTACACCACCCGCTCTAGCTGGCTAACGTACCTGATCTGTCTGCTGTTTCTGAGCGGAGCCAGACCTGTTGCAGCCCAATCGATTGACGCCAAAGCACCGCTGCTCTGGTACGTACCTCAGCCAACCGGGCAGCCGCCCCGGGAAGATGGGCCGGGCCTGATTACCTATACGTCCTGGGCCGACCTGGCGCAGAAAGTAGCTCAGCGCCCTGATCAGCCCTTCCACCTGCACCTCACCGTTCGGCAGCCCGCCCTCACCGACTGGCAGGTGCTTCGGCAATTGCCGTCGCCAACCAAACTCGTCGTTGAGCTTATAGACAGCACGCTCAACGAGCGCCTGTTGCCCATCATGGCTGGTTGGGCGTCGTTGCAAAGTCTTAATGTGGGGGCTGAGTATCGCCCCCGATCCTACACGATGGTGCCCGACGGAAAAGGCGGGCAGAAAACCATTTCAGAGACAACGTTTTTACCCACGTTACCGCAAACAGGTTGGGACAGACTCACGTCGGTGCGCGAACTGACCCTTAGTACGAACCTGAACGTGCGGCAGGCCTTGTCGCAACTGAGTCGGTTGCCCGCGCTGGAAAGCCTAACCCTGTATCTCTGGGACACATCCGCCGAGTTACCCACCGCCGCCGACTGGGCACTGCTGCCCCAACTTCGCGAACTGACTGTCAACGGCTTCGATACTCGGCCCGACTGGTTGATCGGCTTAGGCCGCTTGACGAACCTCCGAAAGTTAACGTTCAGCAGTGGTCAACTGGCCGACATGAATGCCCTGTTTACATCACTTCAACGCCTGGAAACCCTCGATCTGGATTACGTAGGGCCGGCTGACAGGCTGCCTCGTCTTCGCCTTGCCGCGCTGCCTGCCCTACAAAGCCTGCACCTGAGCCGGTACGGCAAAGAGGAAAAAGCGGTCGACCTCGATTCGACACTGGCGGGCGTAACGACGCTTCGACACCTGACGCTCGACGGCATTCGGCTTGCCGCACTGCCCAGGAGCCTGCTTGCCAACCCGCAATTGGTGACGCTGTCGCTGGTCGACTGTGAACTAACGGCGTTACCAGAGAGTCTGGACAACCTGACGCGGTTAGAAGAACTGCACCTCGACCGGAATCCGCTTCAGACGTTACCCGCTTTGGTAGGTCGGCTGACCCGGCTGCGGCAGCTTAGCCTCGATCGCTGCGAACTGACCGAACTCCCCGCAACGCTGGGGCAGCTAGGCCAGCTAACGTACCTGACGGCCACGCAGAACCACCTCACCCGCCTGCCCGAATCGCTGGGCCAGCTACGGCAACTGCGCGACCTCAACGTGTCGATGAATGACCTGACCGATCTGCCTGGCAGTCTCCGGCAGCTACCGGCGCTGGAACGGCTGGCGGCCTTCACCAATCAACTGACGCGCTTCCCCGTCGAACTGGCGCAGGTTCGTCACCTGTATCTGTCCGATAATCAATTGACGAACGTACCCGATGCCGTGGGTGAACTCCGGCGGCTGCGAAGCCTGACGCTGGCGGGTAACCCACTCACGAGCCTGCCCGAGACCATCGGTCAGCTCGATTCGTTGGAGATGCTGACCCTCGGCGATAACCAACTGACGGCCTTGCCCCAGCGCATAGGGCAGTTGAGCCGCCTGTCGTGGCTGGAACTGGGCAACAACCGGCTCCGGGAACTGCCCGAATCCATCGGGAGCCTGACGTCGCTCACGGCCGTCGTCATTGGCAACAACCCGCTGGAAATCCTGCCAGCTTCGGTGGGGGGGTGGCAACGGCTACGAACGGCCTCGCTGCAACTCCCTTACCTGCGCCGCCTGCCCGATCAGATTGGCAACTGGCAGCAACTCGAAGACCTGACCATCGAAAGTGATCAACTCGTGCTGCTGCCCGACGCCCTCACTGACTGCCGCAGCCTGACGGTGCTCACCCTGTCGGGCAACAAACTGATTGGCCTGCCCGAGCGCATGGGTAAGCTCACCCGGCTCAGGCAACTGGTGGTGTCGGCCCGGTCCGATTCGACGACGGGCTCGGGGCTGGGGCGACTAACCAACCTGCCTGCTGATCTGGTCAATTGCCCCGCCCTCACCGACCTGACGGTGCAGCAGCAGCAGGCCTTCGACGGTGGCGACGCCCTGCGGTTGTCGGCTGCCCTGCCGCGCCTGCAAACCCTCTCGTTCATCAACTGCGGCATCACCGACCTGTCGGGCATCGTCTGGTCCAAGCTTTCTCTGGTCAACCTGAACCTCATGCAGAACCGCCTGAGCCAATTGCCCAACAGTCTCCTCGACATGCCCAACCTGACGCAGATCAACCTGGCCGACAACAACCTGCCACCGCAGCTAAACCGCTTTTTTCGACCGAAAAGCGAATTGGCCAAAGCCCTGGCGAAAGCGGCAGAGTAA
- a CDS encoding acyl-CoA reductase, whose protein sequence is MTRTQRLDAFSKLGELLRDPARLADREEAAHRAFSKNNWFTVENGLRSLDAIAGQMLTRDALTNWLSHYPAEPAEPRQVGVVMAGNIPAVGFHDLLCVLISGHSLLAKLSSQDEMLMRFLIRSLLEVEPAFADRIQVVERLNAADAFIATGSDNSARYFEQYFSKKPHIIRRNRTSVAVLTGAEDDAQLERLGNDILAYYGLGCRNVSTLFVPDAYEGEPAYDFTPLLRTLEPRTATYMAHHKYLNNYDYNKSIYLVNRVPHLDNGFLMVTEAPDPANLVSPISVIYYQLYRDQEHLGTLLASHADKIQVVASAEGWYAGSVPFGQTQYPRLVDYPDGVDTMAFLGTL, encoded by the coding sequence ATGACACGTACCCAACGACTCGACGCGTTCAGTAAACTCGGTGAGCTGCTGCGCGACCCGGCCCGCCTGGCCGACCGCGAGGAAGCAGCCCATCGGGCTTTCTCTAAAAATAACTGGTTCACGGTTGAGAACGGGCTGCGGTCGCTCGACGCCATTGCGGGTCAGATGCTCACCCGCGACGCCCTCACCAACTGGCTTTCGCACTATCCGGCTGAGCCAGCCGAGCCCCGGCAAGTCGGGGTCGTGATGGCGGGTAATATCCCGGCGGTGGGTTTCCACGATCTGTTGTGTGTGCTCATCAGCGGCCATAGCCTGCTGGCCAAATTGAGCAGCCAGGACGAAATGCTGATGCGCTTCCTGATCCGGTCGCTGCTGGAGGTGGAGCCTGCCTTTGCCGATCGTATTCAGGTGGTGGAGCGGCTCAACGCGGCCGATGCCTTCATTGCCACGGGCAGCGACAACTCGGCGCGGTACTTCGAGCAGTATTTCAGTAAGAAACCCCACATCATCCGCCGGAACCGCACGTCGGTGGCGGTGCTGACGGGGGCCGAAGATGACGCGCAGCTCGAACGCCTCGGCAACGACATCCTGGCCTATTACGGGCTGGGCTGCCGCAACGTGTCGACGCTGTTTGTGCCCGATGCCTACGAGGGTGAACCCGCCTATGATTTTACCCCGCTGCTCCGTACGCTCGAACCCCGCACGGCGACGTACATGGCGCACCATAAGTACCTCAACAATTACGATTACAACAAGTCGATTTACCTCGTCAACCGGGTGCCGCACCTCGATAATGGTTTCCTGATGGTAACCGAAGCCCCCGATCCGGCTAACCTGGTGTCGCCCATTTCGGTGATTTATTACCAGCTCTACCGCGATCAGGAACACCTGGGTACGTTGCTGGCGAGCCATGCCGACAAAATTCAGGTGGTGGCATCGGCTGAAGGCTGGTATGCCGGTTCGGTGCCGTTCGGACAGACCCAATACCCCCGCCTCGTCGACTACCCCGACGGCGTAGATACGATGGCGTTTCTGGGTACGTTGTAA